In Longimicrobiaceae bacterium, the sequence TGATCAGGTCGCGCACCTCGGCCTGGATCGCGGCGTCGCCCGCGTCGCCCTTGGGGATGCGGTGCGAGGCCAGGCCGGTCATCTGCACCAGCTGGCGGACGGCGTCCTTTGCCTGCGTGCGCAGGTTGTTCAGCTCCGCGGCGGGCACGGTGACGTGGTGCGCCTCGGCCTCGTGCAGCAGCAGCTCCTGGGTGGCGATCCGCTTGACGATGCCGGTGATCTGCTCGTCGGTGGCCTGCTGCGCCAAGCCCTCGCGGTCCTGGGCCGAAGCGTCGGCCAGCGCGTCGGCGAACTCGCCGGCGGTCAGCTCGCCGCCCTTGTACGTCGCCAGCTCGCGGCTCGCGCCGCTCACGTTCTTCAGGTCGGGCAGCGCGGCCAGCTCCTTGACGATCTTCACCGCGCCGGAGTCCACCTTGAGCTGGCTGGAGGCCTGCAGGCCATCGACGTACTTCTGCTCGGCGTCCTGCTGCGAGTGCTGCACCAGGTACTGGCGGAACTCGGCGCGGTGGTCGCCCAGCGGCTGCTGGCGCTTCTCCTCGAGCTTGATCACGTGGTAGCCGAACGGCGACTCCACCACGGGGCTGATCTGGCCGGGGGCGAGCTTGAAGGCCGCCTCCTCGAACGCCGGCACCATCTTCCCGCGCCCGAAGAAGCCCAGGTCGCCGCCCTGCTGCGCGCTGCCGTCGGCCGAGTACTGCTTGGCCAGCCCGGCGAAGTCCTCGCCGCCCGCGGCGCGGACGCGGATGGACTCGGCCAGCTTCTTCACGCTGTCGCGCTGCGCGGGCGTGGCGCCCTCGGGCATGCGGAACAGGATGTGGCGGGCGCGGATCTCGGCGCCGGGGCCTTCGGTGGCCCAGCGCTGGTCCACCTGCGCGTCGGTGAACGCGGTGTCCACGTGCACCTGGCCCTCGAACAGCTTGCGGATGAGCAGGCCCTCGCGCTGAGGCTTGATCAGCTGATCGTAGTCGATCACGGCGAGCGTGCTGTCCTCGGCCACCGCGGTGGCGAGCAGCGTGTAGTCCACCCATAGCTCGGCCAGCGTGCGCACGATCTTGGGGTCGGCCGGGATCTG encodes:
- a CDS encoding peptidylprolyl isomerase → MKLSRWAPLVIAAPILATAGCDSFKQALTSHSNTVARAAGKELKVDDAAQMLAAQPQIPADPKIVRTLAELWVDYTLLATAVAEDSTLAVIDYDQLIKPQREGLLIRKLFEGQVHVDTAFTDAQVDQRWATEGPGAEIRARHILFRMPEGATPAQRDSVKKLAESIRVRAAGGEDFAGLAKQYSADGSAQQGGDLGFFGRGKMVPAFEEAAFKLAPGQISPVVESPFGYHVIKLEEKRQQPLGDHRAEFRQYLVQHSQQDAEQKYVDGLQASSQLKVDSGAVKIVKELAALPDLKNVSGASRELATYKGGELTAGEFADALADASAQDREGLAQQATDEQITGIVKRIATQELLLHEAEAHHVTVPAAELNNLRTQAKDAVRQLVQMTGLASHRIPKGDAGDAAIQAEVRDLINGVITGQRQLPPLGPLGRALQKHYDADVYAASFAKVADKMKSIRATQPQVAPPAGMPGQQMPQGGQPMPPQGMPQQGPPQGPP